In a single window of the Acinetobacter tibetensis genome:
- the astA gene encoding arginine N-succinyltransferase, whose product MMIVRHAEHRDLDDIFILAGKSGVGLTSLPQNKEILLARIARTQKTLQGQAAPNEQGYLFVLEDTQLQRVVGVSAIEVAVGLTEPFYNFHVGKQVHASQALNVYKALNTLFLSNDHTGCSELCTLFLDPEYRKDQNGKLLSKIRFLFIAAFQQAFQNTLIAEMRGYSDENGRSPFWDALGYHFFNMDFSTADYLSGIGQKVFIAELMPRFPVYTDLLPLAAQQVIAQVHPQTVPASRVLESEGLRYQGYVDIFDAGPTLEAEVKNLRAVKESQTCAVKIVSSLPEATGRYLVANDRYHDYRAILIQHAADADNLSLTAEQAYALGVQAGQSIRMLPLDKMESK is encoded by the coding sequence ATGATGATTGTTAGACATGCAGAGCATCGAGATTTAGATGACATCTTCATTCTGGCGGGGAAGTCGGGCGTAGGTCTGACTTCTTTACCCCAAAATAAAGAGATCTTACTGGCTCGAATTGCACGCACCCAAAAGACCTTACAAGGTCAAGCTGCGCCAAATGAGCAAGGTTATTTATTTGTTTTAGAAGATACCCAGTTACAGCGCGTGGTCGGTGTGAGTGCGATTGAAGTTGCGGTGGGTTTGACAGAACCATTTTATAACTTTCATGTGGGCAAGCAAGTGCATGCTTCACAGGCTCTGAATGTTTATAAGGCTTTAAATACCCTATTTTTAAGCAATGACCACACGGGATGTAGTGAGCTGTGCACGCTGTTTTTAGATCCTGAGTACCGTAAAGATCAAAATGGCAAATTGCTTTCTAAAATCCGTTTTCTGTTTATCGCTGCATTTCAACAGGCGTTTCAAAATACCCTGATTGCAGAAATGCGTGGTTATTCCGATGAAAATGGTCGATCACCCTTTTGGGATGCCTTGGGTTATCACTTTTTCAATATGGACTTCTCCACGGCTGATTACCTGAGTGGTATTGGGCAAAAAGTCTTTATTGCGGAATTGATGCCTCGCTTCCCTGTGTATACCGATTTATTGCCATTGGCAGCACAGCAAGTGATTGCGCAAGTCCATCCTCAGACGGTTCCAGCTTCTCGTGTTTTAGAGTCGGAAGGTCTGCGCTATCAGGGGTATGTCGATATTTTTGATGCAGGGCCAACCCTCGAAGCCGAAGTGAAAAACTTACGTGCAGTCAAGGAAAGCCAGACCTGTGCTGTGAAAATCGTGAGCAGTTTGCCAGAAGCGACAGGTCGTTATTTGGTGGCGAATGACCGTTATCACGATTATCGCGCAATTTTAATTCAACATGCTGCGGATGCAGATAACTTAAGTTTAACGGCTGAACAAGCCTATGCGCTTGGCGTACAAGCGGGGCAAAGTATTCGTATGTTGCCTTTAGACAAGATGGAGTCAAAATAA
- the astB gene encoding N-succinylarginine dihydrolase: MSGYEINFDGLVGPTHHYAGLSFGNEASTKNQNNLSNPKLAAKQGLLKMKALADMGLKQGVFAPQERPHVPTLRKLGFRGDDHSVIEQAMRTSPALLSALSSASCMWTANAATVSPSADSADGRVHFTAANLNNKFHRSIEHETTSRVMAAMFNDERHFAHHEALPPVALFGDEGAANHNRLGGAYDQASVQVFVYGQQFLGGGIGPKHYPARQSREASEAVARLHQLKAEQTVFVQQHPDVIDQGVFHNDVIAVSNQNVLFHHQHAFLNQSEALAEIREKMARLGQDFVSIEVPDQRVSVKDAVNTYLFNSQLLTRADGGMSIVVPEESRQNPAVWSYLNDMIQMGTPIDDIKVFDLRESMRNGGGPACLRLRVAVNEAELNAINPNLFMNDALFTRLNTWVDQYYRDQLAQQDLADPQLLIESRTALDELTQILGLGSVYHFQR; encoded by the coding sequence ATGTCAGGCTATGAAATTAATTTTGATGGTTTAGTCGGTCCAACGCATCACTATGCGGGATTGTCTTTTGGAAACGAGGCCTCGACCAAAAACCAAAATAATCTTTCCAACCCAAAGTTGGCTGCCAAGCAAGGTCTGTTAAAGATGAAAGCTTTGGCCGACATGGGCTTAAAGCAAGGTGTATTTGCACCGCAAGAACGCCCACATGTGCCCACTTTGCGCAAATTGGGCTTCCGCGGGGATGACCATAGCGTGATTGAACAAGCGATGCGTACCTCGCCTGCATTATTATCCGCTTTGAGTTCTGCGTCGTGCATGTGGACAGCCAATGCGGCAACGGTTTCACCGTCGGCAGACAGTGCAGATGGTCGTGTGCATTTTACAGCGGCAAACTTGAACAACAAATTCCACCGTTCCATCGAGCATGAAACGACATCGCGTGTTATGGCGGCAATGTTTAATGATGAGCGTCACTTTGCTCATCATGAAGCTTTACCACCTGTGGCGTTGTTTGGCGATGAAGGTGCCGCGAACCATAACCGTTTAGGCGGTGCTTATGATCAAGCCAGCGTACAAGTGTTTGTCTATGGTCAGCAGTTCCTTGGCGGTGGTATTGGCCCGAAACACTATCCTGCGCGTCAGTCGCGTGAGGCGAGTGAAGCAGTAGCACGTTTACACCAACTCAAAGCAGAACAAACCGTTTTTGTTCAGCAGCATCCCGATGTGATTGACCAAGGGGTCTTCCACAACGACGTGATTGCGGTGAGTAACCAAAACGTCTTGTTCCATCATCAACATGCATTTTTAAACCAATCGGAAGCTTTGGCTGAAATTCGTGAAAAAATGGCGCGTTTGGGTCAAGACTTCGTGTCCATTGAAGTGCCTGATCAGCGTGTTTCAGTGAAAGATGCGGTGAATACCTATTTATTCAATAGTCAATTACTCACGCGTGCCGATGGCGGTATGAGCATTGTGGTGCCTGAAGAATCGCGTCAAAACCCAGCGGTATGGAGCTACTTGAACGACATGATTCAAATGGGTACCCCAATTGATGACATTAAAGTCTTCGATTTACGTGAAAGTATGCGTAATGGCGGTGGTCCTGCATGTTTACGTTTGCGTGTTGCAGTGAATGAAGCAGAACTGAATGCGATTAATCCGAATCTGTTTATGAATGATGCCTTGTTTACCCGTTTAAACACGTGGGTAGATCAATACTACCGTGACCAGTTGGCACAGCAAGATTTGGCTGACCCGCAATTATTGATTGAAAGCCGTACTGCGTTAGATGAGTTAACGCAAATTTTAGGCTTGGGTTCGGTATATCACTTCCAGCGTTAA
- the astD gene encoding succinylglutamate-semialdehyde dehydrogenase, whose amino-acid sequence MSQGNLYINGTWSPAQGAAWNKLDPVSQEVIWQGAEATAEQVEQACQSARAAFAAWARRPLAERIEVIHRFASLLEQNKQQLATVISRETSKPIWETLTEVQSMIAKVVISIRAYHERTGESVTEMADGAASLRHRPHGVLAVFGPYNFPGHLPNGHIVPALIAGNTIVFKPSELTPWTAEETVKLWHEAGLPAGVLNLVQGGRSTGEALAQSHEIDGLLFTGSANTGYHLHKQLAGAPEKILALEMGGNNALIIDEITDIDAVVNLTLQSAFISAGQRCTCARRLIIKNGAVGDAFIQRLVEVSRNLVVGQWDAQPQPFMGGVISLHAAQQILQAQQRLVDLGAEVLLPVTQADANSSLLSPGLLDVTGINNVPDEEYFGPLSCIYRYDHFDEAVALANATRFGLSVGLVSPDRELFERLLIEARAGIVNWNKPLTGASSAAPFGGVGASGNHRASAFYAADYCAWPMASLESQQVSLPEKLSPGIVL is encoded by the coding sequence ATGTCACAAGGAAATTTATATATTAATGGGACATGGTCTCCAGCGCAGGGTGCAGCATGGAACAAACTCGATCCAGTTTCTCAAGAAGTAATTTGGCAAGGTGCAGAAGCTACGGCTGAACAAGTGGAACAGGCTTGTCAGTCGGCACGTGCTGCCTTTGCTGCTTGGGCACGTCGCCCACTTGCAGAGCGTATTGAGGTGATTCATCGCTTTGCGAGCTTGCTAGAACAAAATAAACAACAGTTAGCGACAGTCATTAGCCGTGAAACCAGCAAGCCAATTTGGGAAACCTTAACCGAAGTTCAATCGATGATTGCTAAAGTGGTCATTTCGATTCGTGCTTACCATGAGCGTACAGGCGAAAGCGTAACGGAAATGGCTGATGGTGCAGCATCTTTGCGTCACCGTCCACATGGGGTATTGGCTGTATTTGGCCCATATAATTTCCCAGGTCACTTACCGAATGGTCACATTGTTCCAGCCTTAATCGCGGGCAACACCATTGTTTTTAAACCAAGTGAACTCACGCCGTGGACAGCAGAAGAAACCGTGAAGTTGTGGCATGAGGCAGGCTTACCAGCAGGCGTATTGAACTTGGTACAAGGTGGTCGCAGCACAGGTGAAGCACTGGCTCAATCCCATGAGATTGATGGCTTGTTGTTCACAGGCAGTGCCAATACGGGTTACCACTTACACAAGCAGCTTGCGGGCGCACCAGAGAAAATCTTGGCGCTGGAAATGGGTGGCAACAACGCATTAATTATTGATGAAATTACCGATATTGATGCAGTAGTGAATTTAACCCTCCAATCTGCCTTTATTTCCGCAGGTCAGCGCTGTACCTGTGCGCGCCGTTTGATTATCAAAAATGGTGCTGTAGGTGATGCTTTCATTCAACGTTTGGTTGAAGTCAGCCGTAACTTGGTGGTGGGTCAGTGGGATGCACAGCCACAACCGTTTATGGGGGGCGTGATTTCATTGCATGCTGCACAGCAAATTTTACAAGCGCAACAACGTTTAGTGGATTTGGGCGCTGAGGTGTTATTGCCTGTGACTCAAGCAGATGCCAACAGCAGCTTGTTAAGTCCAGGTTTATTGGACGTTACAGGCATTAACAATGTGCCAGATGAAGAATATTTTGGCCCATTGAGCTGCATTTATCGTTATGACCATTTTGATGAAGCTGTAGCCCTTGCAAATGCAACACGTTTTGGTTTGTCAGTAGGTTTAGTTTCACCAGATCGTGAACTGTTCGAGCGTTTATTGATTGAAGCGCGTGCAGGCATTGTGAACTGGAATAAACCATTAACAGGCGCTTCAAGTGCCGCGCCATTTGGTGGTGTTGGTGCATCAGGGAATCATCGTGCCAGTGCCTTCTATGCGGCAGATTATTGCGCATGGCCAATGGCATCATTAGAAAGTCAGCAGGTAAGCCTACCTGAAAAATTATCGCCAGGCATTGTGCTGTAA